The following proteins come from a genomic window of Meleagris gallopavo isolate NT-WF06-2002-E0010 breed Aviagen turkey brand Nicholas breeding stock chromosome Z, Turkey_5.1, whole genome shotgun sequence:
- the LOC100550313 gene encoding interleukin-6 receptor subunit beta-like: MFSGWNWAVHCFYLFLNICSFEVSGGLVQSCGHIIPESPVLALGSNFTALCILNESCLDFGNIYASQIIWKMKNKVVPKEQYREINITVSSVTFNDTSSLASPLTCNVLADGQIEQNIYGISVTVGLPPEKPENLSCIVYQLSNLRYPMNCTWNPGRHTFLDTHFRLKYRWSRESFPDCIPKSVNNSCTISDVQFFVNLEVWVEAANALGKAESDRLVFDPIEIVKPLPPHNLSVNSGILPTVLKLSWENRISAAVMKLKFNIRYRISSDTNWMQVPPEDTASPRTSFSIQGLRPYTEYVFSIRCMKEDGVGFWSDWSEEKVGVTTEDNPSKGPTVWRTIDASPSPAFWTVRLMWKALEPFEANGVILQYEVTVRAKPPLSHPPWRYNVTTTSLTLKLPNGTYEVTLIAHNRVGASPPSVLLIPSSNSKAPVKNIRTLPKDGKLWVGWTAPNNVLKYVIEWCLMSNSSDCITEWQVEPGNIQGTYLKGDIKPFKCYLITVYPLYADGQGSGQSVKAYLQQDRPSKGPTVQTKKVGKAEAVLTWNHLTVDEQNGFIRSYTILYKTVDGNETAVSVDPSKTEYTLSSLTSDTLYTVRMMAYTDEGGRSGPDFTFTTQKFGRGEIEAIVVPVCLAFLLIVLLGVLFCFNKRDLIKKHIWPNVPDPSKSNIAQWSPQVPAKHNFSSKDQMYPEGSFTDVSVVEIEADDKKSFSEQDLKPFDLLKKEKSTSEGHSSGIGGSSCMSSPRQSVSDSDEGETTQNTSSTVQYSTVVLNGYRDQTPVQVFSRSESTQPLLDSEERLEDHAGGSDGTTQRQHYFKQNCGQDETKTDRPFFERAKQIISANEEDLAGFAQLQISGQSSQPLGFELEENTQEAALPDVLQTSTEGQTVRPETVEGNVPSVDEMPKSYLPQTVRQGGYMPQ; this comes from the exons ATGTTTTCTGGGTGGAACTGGGCGGTCCATTGCTTTTATCTGTTCTTGAATATTTGTTCCTTTGAAG tttcagGTGGACTTGTTCAGTCATGTGGTCACATCATTCCGGAGTCTCCAGTTTTGGCCCTGGGTTCTAATTTCACAGCACTGTGCATTTTGAATGAGAGTTGCCTTGACTTTGGCAATATATATGCTAGTCAAATtatatggaaaatgaaaaataaggtgGTACCTAAAGAACAATACCGTGAAATAAATATAACTGTTTCTAGTGTCACATTTAATGACACTTCTTCTCTGGCTTCTCCATTGACATGCAACGTTTTAGCAGATGGACAGATTGAGCAGAATATTTATGGAATTTCAGTTACAGTAGGCT TGCCCCCAGAGAAGCCTGAAAACTTAAGTTGTATTGTATATCAACTGTCAAATCTCAGATATCCTATGAACTGTACCTGGAACCCTGGAAGGCATACATTCCTGGATACTCATTTTAGATTGAAATATAGGTG GTCACGAGAAAGCTTTCCTGACTGCATACCGAAATCTGTAAATAATTCTTGTACCATTTCTGATGTTCAGTTCTTTGTTAACCTGGAGGTCTGGGTAGAAGCGGCAAATGCTCTTGGAAAGGCTGAATCTGATCGTCTTGTTTTTGACCCCATTGAGATTG TCAAACCACTGCCTCCACACAACCTATCAGTCAACTCAGGAATACTGCCTACTGTTCTGAAGCTTTCCTGGGAGAACCGGATTTCAGCAGCTGtgatgaaactgaaattcaaTATTCGCTACAGGATCAGTAGTGATACAAACTGGATGCAG GTTCCTCCTGAAGATACGGCTTCACCAAGAACTTCATTCAGCATCCAAGGTCTCAGACCATACACAGAGTATGTCTTTTCAATTCGATGCATGAAGGAAGATGGAGTAGGGTTTTGGAGTGACTGGAGTGAAGAAAAAGTTGGGGTTACAACTGAAGATA ACCCATCTAAAGGGCCAACCGTATGGAGGACCATTGATGCATCTCCCTCACCAGCTTTTTGGACTGTACGACTGATGTGGAAG GCACTAGAGCCATTTGAAGCCAATGGAGTAATCTTGCAGTATGAAGTGACTGTCAGAGCTAAACCACCCCTCTCCCATCCACCATGGAGGTACAACGTTACTACCACCAGCCTTACATTAAAGCTGCCAAATGGAACTTACGAAGTGACTCTGATTGCACATAACAGAGTTGGGGCATCCCCTCCATCAGTTCTACTTATTCCATCAAGTAATTCAAAAG ctcCTGTGAAGAATATTAGAACACTACCTAAAGATGGCAAATTGTGGGTAGGATGGACTGCTCCTAATAATGTTCTTAAATACGTAATTGAATGGTGTCTGATGTCCAACAGCTCAGACTGCATCACGGAGTGGCAGGTAGAACCAGGAAACATTCAAGGAACATACTTAAAAG GTGACATTAAACCATTCAAGTGTTACTTGATAACTGTGTACCCACTGTATGCTGATGGCCAGGGAAGTGGACAGTCTGTGAAGGCTTACCTTCAGCAGGATC GTCCTTCAAAAGGACCAACTGTTCAGacaaaaaaagtaggaaaagctGAAGCTGTTTTGACATGGAACCATCTCACAGTAGATGAGCAAAATGGATTCATCAGAAGTTACACAATACTGTACAAAACTGTCGATGGAAATGAAACAG ctgTGTCAGTGGATCCATCCAAGACAGAGTATACCCTCTCTTCTCTAACCAGTGACACACTGTATACTGTGCGGATGATGGCATACACAGATGAAGGAGGCAGGAGTGGTCCTGATTTTACTTTTACTACACAGAAATTTG ggagaGGAGAAATTGAAGCCATAGTCGTACCTGTGTGTCTAGCATTCCTGTTGATTGTACTCCTtggagttttattttgcttcaacAAACGTGACTT AATTAAAAAGCATATCTGGCCTAACGTCCCTGATCCATCCAAGAGTAACATTGCTCAGTGGTCCCCGCAAGTTCCAGCTAAG cacAACTTTAGTTCTAAAGATCAGATGTACCCAGAAGGCAGTTTTACAGATGTGAGCGTCGTAGAAATAGAAGCTGATGACAAGAAGTCTTTTTCAGAACAAGATCTAAAACCTTTTGATTTgctcaaaaaggaaaagagtacTTCAGAAGGGCACAGCAGTGGTATTGGAGGATCCTCGTGCATGTCTTCTCCTAGGCAAAGCGTCTCTGATAGTGATGAAGGTGAAACTACACAAAACACTTCAAGCACTGTGCAGTATTCAACTGTAGTACTTAATGGCTACAGAGATCAAACACCTGTACAAGTCTTTTCAAGGTCTGAATCTACTCAGCCTCTGCTAGATTCAGAAGAGAGATTAGAGGATCATGCTGGAGGGAGTGATGGAACGACACAAAGGCAgcattatttcaaacaaaattgtGGTCAGGATGAAACCAAGACAGACAGACCATTCTTTGAAAGAGCAAAGCAGATTATTTCTGCTAATGAGGAGGATCTCGCTGGATTTGCACAACTGCAGATCTCAGGTCAGAGTTCACAGCCTCTAGGCTTTGAGCTGGAAGAAAATACCCAAGAAGCTGCTCTGCCAGATGTTTTGCAGACAAGTACTGAAGGACAAACTGTGAGACCTGAAACAGTGGAGGGAAACGTACCATCAGTTGATGAAATGCCAAAAAGTTACCTCCCGCAGACTGTGAGACAAGGGGGTTATATGCCTCAGTGA